A part of Citrifermentans bremense genomic DNA contains:
- a CDS encoding HAD family hydrolase, with the protein MENSSLKMNLLRSQHWVFDLDGTLTVAIHDFAQIRSVLGVPEGCDILGHLDALPEPQAATAKALLVSIEEELAARTEPAEGARELVQLLHLRGARLGVLTRNTREIALTTLGRIGLSPFIAADDVLGREDALAKPDPDGILKLACRWGVSPAALVMVGDYAFDLLTGRAAGAGTIHVDPARSFRWPELSDIAVGSLAELALALS; encoded by the coding sequence ATGGAAAATTCATCCCTGAAAATGAACCTGCTGCGAAGCCAGCACTGGGTCTTCGACCTGGACGGGACCCTAACCGTAGCCATCCACGACTTCGCGCAGATCCGCTCGGTTTTGGGAGTCCCGGAAGGGTGCGACATCCTGGGGCACCTGGACGCTCTCCCCGAGCCGCAAGCGGCTACTGCCAAGGCGCTTTTGGTGAGCATCGAGGAGGAGCTGGCGGCACGGACGGAACCAGCGGAGGGGGCTAGGGAACTGGTGCAGCTGCTGCACCTGCGGGGCGCGCGGCTGGGGGTGCTGACCCGGAACACTCGGGAGATCGCTCTGACGACGCTGGGAAGGATCGGGCTTTCGCCTTTCATCGCGGCGGACGATGTGCTCGGCCGCGAGGATGCATTGGCGAAACCCGACCCTGACGGGATCCTGAAACTAGCGTGCCGCTGGGGAGTCTCCCCGGCGGCACTGGTAATGGTTGGTGATTATGCCTTCGACCTGCTCACCGGCCGCGCTGCCGGGGCGGGGACCATCCATGTCGACCCCGCGCGCAGTTTTCGGTGGCCCGAGCTAAGCGATATCGCGGTCGGCAGCCTGGCCGAGCTGGCCTTGGCGCTGTCGTAA
- a CDS encoding GSU0071 family protein, which produces MSKETVDEAIDLYLTERMQHGKQLAISHFLACLYLKQQRDDIVESMRRVRGMTRYYIDLTKVMLNPFKGPEIAWLASMINIAIYGAVLISVEEQRMLGIALLSGTLANGLYLVRSVLKKWCDLHVKLAIYDEIVQIADSELKALA; this is translated from the coding sequence ATGAGCAAAGAGACAGTGGACGAAGCGATCGACCTGTATCTCACGGAACGGATGCAACATGGAAAACAGTTGGCTATCTCGCACTTTCTAGCCTGCCTGTACCTGAAGCAGCAAAGAGACGATATCGTGGAGTCGATGAGGAGGGTGCGCGGCATGACCCGCTACTACATCGACCTCACCAAGGTGATGCTGAACCCTTTCAAGGGTCCGGAGATCGCCTGGCTCGCCTCCATGATCAACATCGCCATCTACGGCGCGGTGCTGATCTCGGTCGAGGAGCAGAGGATGCTCGGGATCGCCCTTTTATCCGGCACGCTCGCCAACGGTCTTTACCTGGTCCGCAGCGTGTTGAAAAAATGGTGCGACCTGCATGTCAAGCTGGCGATCTACGACGAGATCGTGCAGATCGCCGACAGCGAGCTGAAGGCGCTCGCCTGA
- the rsgA gene encoding ribosome small subunit-dependent GTPase A produces the protein MIKRSQQGKAQAASGVIVSHFGVAVEVLFQNEERRMVRVKRNSGHVVGDEVRVVGEVLERLPRKTELRRSDARGGIHMVAANLDVLGIVVAPGTPGGFLDRAIVAARAAGLLPFIVFNKCDLPEARAQSTGLSGIYGGILRFFTLSAVTGEGLEPLRDFLHEGHRGAFVGTTGVGKSSLLNALCPDINLKVGELSDQNWTGRHTTTVSSLHALPGGGELVDTPGFRDFGLVDISTTELVAHFPGFEALEQNACRFHNCRHRQEPGCTVRERVDSGEINYDRYQTYLALLTEVEAIEEAAQRRNWKK, from the coding sequence ATGATTAAAAGGTCGCAGCAGGGGAAGGCGCAGGCGGCAAGCGGGGTGATCGTCTCCCATTTCGGGGTGGCGGTCGAGGTGCTGTTCCAAAACGAGGAACGCCGCATGGTGCGGGTAAAGAGGAACTCGGGCCACGTGGTGGGGGACGAGGTCCGCGTCGTTGGCGAGGTGCTGGAGCGGCTGCCGAGAAAGACCGAGTTGCGCCGCAGCGACGCCCGCGGCGGGATCCACATGGTGGCGGCGAACCTCGACGTCTTGGGGATCGTGGTGGCGCCTGGAACCCCTGGCGGTTTCCTGGACCGGGCCATAGTAGCGGCGCGGGCCGCCGGGCTGCTCCCGTTCATCGTCTTCAATAAGTGCGACCTCCCCGAGGCGCGCGCGCAAAGCACCGGGCTCTCTGGCATCTACGGCGGAATCCTCCGCTTCTTTACCCTGAGCGCTGTCACCGGCGAGGGGTTGGAACCGTTGCGCGACTTCCTGCACGAGGGGCACCGCGGCGCATTCGTCGGCACCACCGGCGTCGGCAAAAGCTCCCTTTTGAACGCCCTTTGCCCCGACATCAACCTTAAAGTCGGGGAGTTGAGCGACCAGAACTGGACCGGCCGGCACACGACGACCGTTTCCTCGCTGCACGCCCTTCCCGGCGGCGGTGAACTGGTGGATACCCCGGGCTTCAGGGACTTCGGGCTGGTGGACATCTCCACTACGGAACTCGTGGCCCATTTTCCCGGTTTCGAGGCGCTGGAGCAAAACGCCTGCCGCTTCCACAACTGCCGGCACCGCCAGGAGCCCGGGTGCACCGTGAGGGAGCGGGTCGACTCCGGCGAGATCAATTACGACCGCTACCAGACCTACCTCGCCCTGCTCACCGAGGTGGAGGCGATCGAAGAGGCGGCGCAACGGCGCAACTGGAAGAAATAA
- a CDS encoding spermidine synthase — MAQPWQVLQSVKTADGVLELRQRGESDFLITVNGLVLMNSSLHRSEVALGELACGHLKQQEAPRVLVGGLGMGITLRAVLDNLPPKAIVVVAELNPVVLEWCRGPLAPVTGGAASDPRVVVEIADVADTIRKNAMARSRFDAIVLDLYTGPHAKTHKIEDPLYGAIAIEMTRAALKPGGVFAVWGENYDQGFDKRLRAAGFSVTCDRPGRGGLRHVVYLARVQQRPEAGRQGKR; from the coding sequence ATGGCCCAGCCCTGGCAAGTATTGCAAAGTGTAAAGACCGCAGACGGCGTGCTGGAACTGAGACAGCGCGGCGAGAGCGATTTCCTGATCACCGTCAACGGGCTGGTGCTGATGAACAGCTCGCTGCACCGCTCGGAGGTTGCACTCGGGGAGCTCGCCTGCGGACACCTGAAACAGCAGGAGGCGCCGCGGGTGCTGGTGGGGGGACTGGGGATGGGGATTACCCTGAGGGCGGTCCTGGACAACCTCCCCCCCAAGGCGATCGTCGTCGTGGCGGAGCTGAACCCCGTGGTGCTGGAGTGGTGCCGCGGGCCGCTGGCCCCGGTCACCGGCGGGGCGGCGAGCGACCCCAGGGTGGTCGTGGAGATAGCCGACGTGGCCGACACCATCAGGAAGAACGCCATGGCGAGGTCGCGCTTCGATGCCATCGTGCTCGACCTGTACACCGGGCCGCATGCGAAGACGCACAAGATCGAGGATCCTCTTTACGGCGCCATCGCCATCGAGATGACCCGTGCCGCGCTGAAGCCGGGCGGTGTCTTCGCCGTGTGGGGCGAGAATTACGACCAGGGGTTCGACAAGCGGCTGCGCGCGGCGGGCTTCTCCGTCACCTGCGACCGCCCAGGCCGCGGCGGGCTGCGCCACGTGGTCTACCTCGCCCGGGTGCAGCAGCGACCGGAAGCGGGGCGGCAGGGGAAACGCTGA
- a CDS encoding hydrogenase maturation nickel metallochaperone HypA, with amino-acid sequence MEFVLAAHGGQVAGSALPRGALQVTCQECGEGFELRTFVQGCPACGGVHAVSPPRADDPGAVQYAGAGFGAFPGSR; translated from the coding sequence GTGGAATTCGTGTTGGCGGCCCATGGAGGACAGGTGGCTGGCTCTGCGCTGCCTCGCGGCGCATTGCAGGTGACCTGCCAGGAATGCGGCGAGGGATTCGAGCTGCGGACCTTCGTCCAGGGATGCCCCGCCTGCGGCGGGGTGCACGCGGTTTCCCCCCCCAGGGCCGACGATCCCGGCGCGGTGCAGTACGCCGGAGCCGGTTTCGGGGCGTTCCCCGGGTCGAGATAG
- a CDS encoding MEDS domain-containing protein: protein MEETKELEFADIGAVNCHDHICLVYQGETEIYHPVLPFIQRGIAIGERCVYLHAAEERLERLLLSALSSQQDDSGALILFPLKEVWLKDGSFKQERVLKLLQEICAAAIDDGFSGTRVICDMGWAAREPKRQELLQRFERELTAFASQNDVTLLCLYSRDLFAAEGGLELAKLHPQVIVDGRTCGNPFYFPLASESHSRTARCELDVFLTTAQKMTALTAESDRLKQELEQAYGALARKIYENWQEEDTLRASEKEMQEKDEALLEHKRKLQTILQHIPALLMAFDSGDRLAACNHEFERATGFRVEEVIGKPMLELLHVEGELRKEVVSAHPREGGDYRGREWNLRCRDGSVRTVAWSNISRYVPIRGWSNWIVGLDMTARHHAENALKGLRDELEARSAELEAFGEAVSHDLSARLAGLGEDCREMQELYGGELSTPCRRLLEKVSVAALELAGPIDAMQRLTALTAAGLQPEEVNLSAMASEIAEKLSDTVTRPVTFRIEGGVTVTGDREMLRLAMEQLLENAFNCTAGVKHPVIKFGTAQVKGERSFYVSDNGPRQGEQQGKGLAGKGEGQERISSGIALATVQRIINLHRGRIWCADQTGRGGTLYFQV, encoded by the coding sequence ATGGAAGAGACAAAAGAACTTGAATTCGCGGACATAGGCGCAGTCAACTGCCATGACCACATCTGCCTCGTCTACCAGGGGGAAACCGAGATTTACCACCCGGTGCTCCCCTTCATCCAGAGGGGAATTGCCATCGGGGAGCGTTGCGTCTATCTGCACGCGGCGGAGGAGCGGCTGGAGCGGTTGCTGCTGAGTGCGCTCTCCTCACAACAGGACGACTCCGGGGCCCTGATACTGTTCCCGCTCAAGGAAGTCTGGCTCAAGGACGGCTCGTTCAAGCAGGAAAGGGTGCTGAAACTCTTGCAGGAAATCTGTGCCGCAGCCATCGACGACGGCTTCAGCGGCACCAGGGTCATCTGCGACATGGGGTGGGCGGCACGGGAGCCTAAGAGGCAGGAGCTGCTGCAGCGATTCGAGAGGGAGCTGACCGCCTTCGCTTCCCAAAACGACGTGACGCTCCTTTGCCTGTACAGCCGCGACCTTTTTGCCGCTGAGGGGGGGCTGGAGCTGGCGAAGCTGCACCCGCAGGTGATCGTCGACGGCAGGACCTGCGGCAATCCTTTCTATTTTCCTCTCGCTTCGGAGAGCCACTCCAGGACGGCACGCTGCGAGCTCGACGTCTTTTTGACCACCGCCCAGAAAATGACGGCGCTTACGGCCGAGAGCGACCGGCTCAAGCAGGAGCTGGAACAGGCCTACGGCGCGCTCGCGCGCAAGATCTATGAAAACTGGCAGGAGGAGGACACGCTGCGGGCGAGCGAAAAGGAGATGCAGGAAAAGGACGAGGCTCTTCTGGAACACAAGAGGAAACTGCAGACCATCCTGCAGCATATCCCGGCCCTGCTGATGGCGTTCGATAGCGGCGACCGGCTGGCCGCCTGCAATCACGAGTTCGAAAGGGCCACGGGGTTCAGGGTGGAAGAGGTGATCGGCAAGCCGATGCTGGAGCTGCTTCACGTGGAAGGAGAGCTGCGCAAAGAGGTGGTCTCGGCGCACCCGCGCGAGGGGGGGGATTACCGGGGCAGGGAGTGGAACCTGCGCTGCAGAGACGGGTCGGTGAGGACGGTCGCCTGGTCCAACATCTCACGCTACGTCCCGATCAGGGGGTGGAGCAACTGGATCGTGGGACTCGACATGACCGCGAGGCACCACGCGGAGAACGCCCTGAAGGGGCTGCGGGACGAATTGGAGGCGAGAAGCGCCGAACTGGAGGCCTTCGGAGAGGCGGTTTCCCACGACCTCAGCGCCCGGTTGGCCGGGCTCGGCGAGGACTGCCGCGAGATGCAAGAACTCTACGGCGGCGAACTCTCCACCCCCTGCCGAAGGCTGCTGGAGAAGGTATCGGTCGCCGCGCTGGAACTGGCCGGCCCCATCGACGCGATGCAGCGTCTGACCGCACTGACCGCCGCCGGCCTGCAGCCCGAAGAGGTGAACCTGAGCGCCATGGCGTCGGAGATAGCCGAGAAGCTCTCCGACACGGTGACCCGGCCGGTTACCTTCAGGATCGAGGGGGGGGTGACCGTGACCGGCGACCGCGAGATGCTGAGGCTCGCCATGGAACAGCTTTTGGAGAACGCCTTCAACTGCACCGCCGGGGTCAAACATCCGGTGATCAAGTTCGGCACGGCACAGGTGAAGGGGGAGCGGAGCTTCTACGTCTCCGACAACGGACCGAGGCAGGGCGAGCAGCAGGGCAAGGGATTAGCTGGCAAGGGTGAAGGGCAGGAGCGGATCTCCAGCGGCATCGCCCTTGCCACCGTGCAAAGGATCATCAACCTGCACCGCGGCCGGATCTGGTGCGCCGACCAAACGGGCAGGGGAGGCACCCTGTACTTCCAGGTGTAG
- a CDS encoding sigma-54-dependent transcriptional regulator produces the protein MKSGRATPLPVVLVDDDEGMLMVYAMLLKGHGIGPVMAFDDGAQLLPFLRRNEAAAVVLDLSLPTVNGKELLERVVEEFPQLPVMVSTAAAEVGQAVSCMRAGACDYLVKPIDNLVFLAAIDRALGLARGPAHHWERETAFPEIITENRQMLALLRRTKAVSRSGQPVLVTGETGVGKELFAEAVHRFGGSRGEFVTVNVAGLDDAVFSDTLFGHRKGAFTGAQQNRDGLIRRAAGGTLFLDEIGELPELSQIKLLRLIQEHEYLPLGCDTPAFSDAGIVVATNRELKRLLEQGRLREDLYYRLCCHQIHVPPLRERSGDIPLLLDHFVAQAARRMGKAKPSYPPELPRMLERYHFPGNVRELQAMVYDAVALHEKGSLPLSSFRKRIDASSGDARLTAEEESVTVTFHGFPSMKEAQTLLISEALRMSNGNQGEAASLLGISRQALNNRLRRKAGMP, from the coding sequence ATGAAAAGTGGTCGCGCAACGCCGCTTCCCGTCGTCTTGGTCGATGACGACGAAGGGATGCTCATGGTGTACGCCATGCTCCTCAAAGGGCACGGTATCGGGCCGGTCATGGCATTTGACGACGGGGCCCAGTTGCTGCCGTTTCTCAGGCGCAACGAGGCTGCGGCCGTGGTCCTGGACCTGTCGCTTCCCACCGTAAACGGCAAGGAGCTTTTGGAGCGTGTGGTGGAGGAATTTCCGCAGCTGCCGGTAATGGTCAGCACCGCGGCCGCCGAGGTGGGACAGGCCGTCTCCTGCATGCGCGCAGGCGCCTGCGACTACCTGGTCAAGCCCATCGACAATCTGGTCTTCCTCGCGGCGATAGACCGCGCCCTGGGGCTCGCACGCGGGCCGGCCCACCACTGGGAAAGGGAAACCGCTTTCCCCGAGATCATCACCGAGAACCGTCAGATGCTGGCCCTTTTACGGCGCACCAAAGCCGTGTCGCGTTCCGGGCAGCCGGTGCTGGTGACGGGGGAAACTGGCGTGGGGAAGGAGCTCTTCGCGGAGGCGGTGCATCGGTTTGGCGGGAGCCGGGGTGAATTCGTCACGGTCAACGTCGCGGGTCTTGACGATGCCGTCTTCTCCGACACCCTCTTCGGGCACCGCAAGGGTGCATTCACCGGGGCGCAGCAAAACCGGGACGGCCTGATCAGAAGGGCGGCGGGAGGGACGCTGTTTCTGGACGAGATCGGGGAATTGCCGGAGCTTTCCCAGATCAAGCTGCTCAGGCTGATCCAGGAACACGAGTACCTGCCGCTTGGCTGCGACACACCCGCCTTCAGCGACGCGGGGATCGTCGTCGCCACCAACCGCGAACTCAAAAGGCTCCTGGAGCAGGGGAGGTTGCGGGAGGATCTTTACTACCGGCTTTGCTGCCACCAGATCCATGTCCCTCCGCTTCGGGAGCGCAGCGGCGACATACCGCTTCTTTTGGACCACTTCGTGGCCCAGGCCGCGCGACGGATGGGCAAGGCGAAACCATCGTACCCGCCTGAGCTGCCGCGCATGCTGGAGCGCTATCACTTCCCGGGCAACGTGCGCGAACTGCAGGCAATGGTCTACGATGCCGTAGCGCTGCACGAAAAAGGCTCCTTGCCGCTCTCCAGCTTCAGAAAGAGGATCGACGCGTCTTCCGGGGACGCGCGCCTCACCGCCGAAGAAGAAAGCGTCACTGTCACCTTTCACGGCTTTCCCAGCATGAAGGAGGCGCAGACGCTTCTGATCAGCGAGGCGTTGCGCATGTCCAACGGAAACCAGGGCGAAGCCGCCTCGCTGCTAGGAATTTCACGACAGGCTCTCAACAACAGGCTCAGGAGAAAGGCAGGTATGCCCTGA
- a CDS encoding sensor histidine kinase, with the protein MSIDKEAASSMLNASYAVDLKSAVHSSLETIRNMLLERPNNEEISVLTQQVERLLTEQTERLESINRDLEAFNYSVAHDLCAPLRRICGFTRALQEQYAGRLDIEGMDYLERIFKSSQHMNELIEALLQLSQLSYLNLKREVVDLSEIVSETASDLQQSTPDRKAEFIIQPRIRTFGDSSLLEIAMKNLLRNAWKFTQMREVACIEFGAREVAADRTCFVKDNGIGFDMANADKMFHAFQRLHPSSEFPGNGIGLTTVQRIINRHGGRIWAEGEVDKGATFYFTLQSCIT; encoded by the coding sequence TTGAGCATAGACAAGGAAGCAGCATCGAGCATGCTGAACGCCTCCTACGCGGTGGACCTGAAATCCGCGGTACACAGCTCGTTGGAAACCATCAGGAACATGCTGCTGGAAAGGCCCAACAACGAGGAGATCAGCGTGCTGACCCAGCAGGTCGAGCGCCTTTTGACCGAACAGACCGAGCGGCTGGAATCGATCAACCGCGACCTGGAGGCGTTCAACTACTCGGTGGCCCACGACCTCTGCGCGCCGCTCAGAAGGATCTGCGGCTTCACCCGCGCCCTGCAGGAGCAGTATGCCGGCAGGCTGGACATTGAGGGGATGGATTACCTGGAGCGGATCTTCAAGTCCTCGCAGCACATGAACGAGCTGATCGAGGCGCTCTTGCAGCTCTCCCAGCTCTCCTACCTGAACCTGAAGCGGGAGGTGGTCGACCTCTCCGAGATCGTGAGCGAGACGGCGAGCGACCTGCAGCAGAGCACCCCGGACCGGAAGGCCGAGTTCATCATCCAGCCGCGCATCCGCACCTTCGGCGACTCGAGCCTTTTGGAGATCGCGATGAAGAACCTGCTCCGAAACGCCTGGAAGTTCACCCAGATGCGGGAGGTTGCCTGCATCGAGTTCGGCGCCCGCGAGGTCGCCGCGGACAGGACCTGCTTCGTGAAAGACAACGGGATCGGCTTCGACATGGCAAACGCCGACAAGATGTTCCACGCCTTCCAGCGCCTGCACCCAAGCAGCGAGTTCCCCGGCAACGGCATCGGCCTCACCACGGTGCAGCGCATCATCAACCGCCACGGCGGCAGGATCTGGGCCGAAGGCGAGGTGGACAAGGGGGCGACCTTCTACTTCACCCTGCAGTCCTGCATTACCTAG
- the hypA gene encoding hydrogenase maturation nickel metallochaperone HypA, whose product MHEMSITQSVVEICEGHAAGRKVTEVVLLIGELSGVVPESVEFCFEACTKGTLLEGARLQLELVPGVGNCPACHGEFPISTLFAACPGCGAFGLSIVSGEELRVKELELE is encoded by the coding sequence ATGCACGAGATGTCGATAACACAGAGCGTGGTGGAGATTTGCGAGGGGCACGCCGCGGGGCGCAAGGTTACCGAGGTGGTGCTGCTTATCGGAGAGCTTTCGGGGGTGGTGCCCGAGAGCGTCGAGTTCTGCTTCGAGGCGTGCACCAAGGGGACCCTGCTGGAGGGAGCGCGCCTGCAACTGGAACTCGTGCCAGGGGTCGGCAACTGCCCCGCCTGCCACGGCGAGTTCCCCATCTCCACCCTGTTCGCCGCCTGCCCCGGATGCGGCGCCTTTGGCCTCAGCATCGTCTCCGGAGAGGAGTTGCGGGTCAAGGAACTGGAGCTGGAATGA
- a CDS encoding hydrogenase small subunit → MKEEMFCEGVTRRSFMKACVTATAMMGLPFAMHTQVVEAIEKNGNPAVIWLHFQECTGCSESLLRSSHPTISTLILDMISLDYHETLMVGAGHQAEKSLHDSMKENQGKYILVVEGAIPTKQNGIFCKVSGKTAMESLQEAAKGAAAIISIGTCASYGGIQSVAPNPTGAVGVRDIVKDKPVINIPGCPPNPYNFLSTVLYYLTFKKLPELDNLGRPKFAYGRKIHEHCERRPHFDAGRFAKAYGDPTHAQGYCLYKLGCKGPATSANCSVQRFNDVGAWPVSIGHPCIGCTEPDILFKTAIAEKVQIHEPTPFDSYAPVDLKEKGKGPDPLTTGFVGLAAGAALGAGAMLAKKLPGNTQEGGDEKSE, encoded by the coding sequence ATGAAAGAAGAGATGTTCTGCGAGGGGGTAACCCGGAGGAGTTTCATGAAGGCCTGCGTCACCGCGACGGCCATGATGGGGCTTCCCTTCGCCATGCATACGCAGGTTGTCGAGGCGATCGAGAAAAACGGCAACCCGGCGGTGATCTGGCTCCATTTCCAGGAGTGCACCGGCTGTTCCGAATCGCTTCTGCGCTCGAGCCATCCGACCATTTCCACGCTGATACTGGACATGATCTCGCTGGACTACCACGAGACGCTGATGGTAGGCGCCGGGCACCAGGCCGAGAAGTCGCTGCACGACTCGATGAAGGAGAACCAGGGTAAGTACATCCTGGTGGTCGAGGGGGCCATCCCCACCAAGCAGAACGGGATCTTCTGCAAGGTTTCCGGCAAGACCGCCATGGAATCGCTGCAGGAGGCGGCCAAGGGGGCTGCCGCCATCATCAGCATCGGGACCTGCGCCTCCTACGGCGGCATCCAGTCCGTGGCCCCGAACCCCACCGGTGCGGTAGGCGTCAGGGACATCGTCAAGGACAAGCCGGTGATCAACATCCCGGGCTGCCCCCCCAACCCCTACAACTTCCTTTCCACCGTGCTCTACTACCTGACCTTCAAGAAGCTCCCCGAGCTGGACAACCTGGGGCGCCCGAAGTTCGCCTACGGCCGGAAGATCCACGAGCATTGCGAAAGGCGCCCGCACTTCGACGCCGGCCGCTTCGCCAAGGCCTACGGCGACCCAACCCATGCCCAGGGGTACTGCCTGTACAAGCTGGGGTGCAAGGGGCCCGCGACCAGCGCCAACTGCTCCGTCCAGCGCTTCAACGACGTCGGGGCGTGGCCGGTATCCATCGGGCACCCCTGCATCGGCTGCACTGAGCCTGACATCCTGTTCAAGACCGCCATCGCCGAGAAGGTGCAGATCCACGAGCCCACCCCGTTCGACAGCTACGCGCCGGTCGACCTGAAGGAGAAGGGGAAGGGACCGGATCCGCTCACCACCGGCTTCGTGGGGCTTGCCGCAGGCGCGGCCCTTGGCGCGGGCGCCATGCTCGCCAAGAAGCTTCCGGGCAACACGCAGGAGGGTGGCGATGAAAAATCCGAGTAG
- the hybA gene encoding hydrogenase 2 operon protein HybA → MKNPSRRDFLKLAGATGAGLLACGAGSALANEGTQINNEELGMLYDATKCVGCKACMASCKRVNSDYGSLSYEKAKFDSDGLWDAPSDLSGSTRTLIKLFKESEQRWSYVKYSCMHCQKPSCVSVCPVSAMTKEKVSGIVDYNKNTCIGCRYCQIACPYNIPKFQWEKALPQIVKCDLCKATNLREKGISACAEVCPVGAIKFGKRKDLLAEAHQRLKDTPDRYLPHVYGEHEGGGTNHLYLASMPFNKLGLPDIKPEAPAEFSEKIQHTIYKGFIAPVALYSTLCFIAVKNMKKHQGHDGHDHNKEEK, encoded by the coding sequence ATGAAAAATCCGAGTAGACGCGACTTCCTGAAGCTGGCGGGAGCGACCGGGGCGGGGCTCTTGGCCTGCGGCGCCGGGAGCGCGCTCGCCAACGAGGGGACCCAGATCAACAACGAGGAACTGGGGATGCTCTACGACGCCACCAAGTGCGTCGGTTGCAAGGCGTGCATGGCCTCCTGCAAGAGGGTGAACAGCGACTACGGCTCCCTCTCCTACGAAAAGGCCAAGTTCGACAGCGACGGGCTCTGGGACGCCCCGAGCGATCTCTCCGGTTCCACCCGGACCCTGATCAAGCTCTTCAAGGAGAGCGAGCAGCGCTGGAGCTACGTCAAGTACTCCTGCATGCACTGCCAGAAGCCTTCCTGCGTCTCGGTCTGCCCGGTTTCCGCCATGACCAAGGAGAAGGTCTCCGGCATCGTCGACTACAACAAGAACACCTGCATCGGCTGCCGTTACTGCCAGATTGCCTGCCCCTATAACATCCCGAAGTTCCAGTGGGAGAAGGCGCTGCCGCAGATCGTCAAATGCGACCTCTGCAAGGCGACCAACCTGCGCGAGAAGGGGATCTCCGCCTGCGCCGAGGTCTGCCCGGTCGGGGCCATCAAGTTCGGCAAGAGAAAGGATCTCCTTGCCGAGGCGCACCAAAGGCTCAAGGATACCCCGGACCGGTACCTGCCGCACGTCTACGGCGAGCACGAGGGAGGGGGGACGAACCACCTCTACCTGGCCAGCATGCCGTTCAACAAGCTGGGGCTTCCCGACATCAAGCCCGAGGCGCCGGCCGAGTTCTCCGAGAAGATCCAGCACACTATCTATAAGGGGTTCATCGCCCCGGTCGCGCTCTACAGCACCCTTTGCTTCATCGCGGTGAAGAACATGAAGAAGCACCAGGGGCACGACGGCCACGATCATAATAAGGAGGAGAAGTAA